A genomic region of Polyangia bacterium contains the following coding sequences:
- a CDS encoding sulfatase-like hydrolase/transferase encodes MRRWAAAGLAGGAVSGAADAACAVIRGVGGLSFAKAIRLIALDASVLAVVGLLAGALVGAAAALRATRLQGPTAARWRRAPEVALALVALPLLISDARATFAGHQAAAVPGHQVISAVLVIAGLVALLLLGGVYRRWLEDASPGAPGRWLLLVGVAGAAHAVNLMVLVRLYAWFHATLALVTVVLAILAFRLRLNVIGPGRRSRSVFAGAVLMAVAACGASLAALPRSQILRFAAYERTAIVGRLLGLAPLSMRGTTVAATDRAAALVRDDRPLPDGPHRPDANLLIITIDALRADHLGAYGYRRPITPHLDALAGRATRFARAYAQAPHTSFSIASLLTGKYFATLARVAPGQFHEPVPSVMRTYGWRTAAFYPPAVFFIDGEKLQAYADSNFGFEYVKFEYLDAERRVDQVIHYYDDVKPAKSFVWVHFFEPHEPYQIHPGFDLGNGDVDRYDSEIAYVDAAVGRLLAYVEARRPNTVVVLAADHGEEFDEHGGRYHGTSLYEEQLHIPLLIAVPGVAPAVIANQVQLVDVTPTLLNVVNIPVPVRMRGTDLGPWLARPPAAADRLPPAFAEVDDRRAVIFGSEKLICDMRGGFCAYYDLARDPGERQNLADARPDRVAALRAILDRWLDDGMALEPAAAKNSPTSDSEPPPRAIERGRLNDVGAAGELAVLLASNASLDLRREAARLLATLPAQPPTAAVLNQAAADPDPAVAAWASIGAARLGDERARARVQASLAQTTPDQGQRVRGALALLSVGDRSGLSLLGQTLSPCSDVALCRDIVEALGRSGDARAVPFLIRALPEVQNRRETVVALGQLGPVGGHAARDALIDRLESDEYVPVRIEAARALVKLGDAKVAPALARAAARESEPTVAAAARQAAHTLAESARRRR; translated from the coding sequence ATGCGGCGATGGGCGGCGGCTGGTCTCGCCGGCGGCGCGGTGTCCGGCGCGGCGGACGCGGCGTGCGCGGTGATTCGCGGCGTGGGCGGCTTGTCGTTCGCAAAAGCGATTCGGCTGATCGCGCTCGACGCCAGCGTGCTGGCGGTGGTCGGGTTGCTGGCCGGCGCGCTGGTGGGCGCGGCGGCGGCGCTGCGCGCGACCCGGCTGCAAGGGCCAACGGCGGCGCGCTGGCGTCGTGCGCCCGAGGTGGCGCTGGCGCTGGTGGCGTTGCCGCTGCTGATTTCCGACGCGCGCGCGACGTTCGCCGGGCATCAGGCGGCGGCGGTGCCGGGACATCAGGTGATCTCGGCGGTGCTGGTGATCGCCGGGCTGGTCGCGCTGCTGCTGCTCGGCGGTGTCTATCGTCGCTGGCTGGAGGATGCATCGCCTGGCGCGCCCGGGCGCTGGTTGTTGCTGGTCGGCGTCGCGGGTGCCGCGCACGCCGTGAACTTGATGGTGCTGGTGCGCCTATACGCCTGGTTTCACGCCACACTGGCGCTGGTCACGGTGGTCCTGGCGATCCTGGCGTTTCGATTGCGGCTGAACGTCATCGGGCCGGGCCGTCGGTCGCGATCGGTATTCGCCGGCGCGGTGCTGATGGCGGTGGCGGCTTGCGGGGCGTCGCTGGCGGCGCTGCCGCGCAGCCAGATCTTGCGCTTTGCCGCCTACGAACGCACCGCCATCGTCGGGCGATTGCTGGGCCTGGCGCCGCTGTCGATGCGGGGGACCACTGTCGCCGCCACCGATCGCGCCGCCGCTCTTGTTCGCGACGATCGCCCGCTGCCAGACGGGCCGCACCGACCCGACGCCAATCTGCTGATCATCACCATCGACGCGCTTCGCGCGGATCACCTGGGCGCTTACGGTTACCGGCGGCCGATCACGCCTCACCTCGACGCGCTGGCCGGCCGCGCCACGCGGTTCGCCCGCGCCTACGCCCAGGCTCCGCACACGTCGTTCTCCATCGCTTCGCTGCTGACGGGAAAATACTTCGCCACCCTGGCCCGGGTAGCGCCGGGACAGTTTCATGAACCGGTGCCGAGCGTGATGCGGACCTACGGCTGGCGAACGGCGGCTTTTTATCCGCCGGCGGTGTTCTTCATCGACGGCGAAAAACTGCAGGCGTACGCCGACAGCAACTTCGGCTTCGAGTACGTCAAGTTCGAATACCTCGACGCAGAACGGCGGGTCGATCAGGTGATTCACTACTACGACGACGTGAAACCGGCCAAGTCGTTCGTCTGGGTACACTTCTTCGAACCGCACGAGCCGTATCAGATCCACCCGGGATTCGATCTGGGCAACGGCGACGTCGATCGTTACGACAGCGAGATCGCCTATGTCGATGCCGCCGTGGGGCGCTTGCTGGCGTACGTCGAAGCGCGGCGGCCGAACACGGTGGTGGTGCTGGCCGCCGATCACGGCGAGGAGTTCGACGAACACGGCGGCCGGTACCACGGCACGTCGCTGTACGAGGAGCAGCTGCACATCCCGCTGCTGATCGCCGTTCCCGGCGTGGCGCCGGCGGTGATCGCCAACCAGGTGCAACTGGTCGACGTGACGCCGACGTTGTTGAACGTGGTGAACATCCCGGTGCCGGTGCGCATGCGCGGCACGGATCTCGGTCCCTGGCTGGCGCGGCCGCCGGCGGCGGCCGATCGTTTGCCGCCCGCCTTCGCCGAGGTTGACGATCGGCGGGCGGTGATTTTCGGCAGCGAAAAATTGATCTGCGACATGCGCGGCGGATTTTGCGCGTATTACGATCTGGCGCGCGATCCCGGCGAGCGGCAGAACCTGGCCGACGCCCGCCCCGATCGAGTGGCGGCGCTGCGGGCGATCCTCGATCGCTGGCTGGATGACGGCATGGCCCTGGAACCCGCGGCGGCGAAAAATTCTCCTACCAGCGACAGCGAGCCGCCACCGCGGGCCATCGAGCGCGGTCGTTTGAACGATGTCGGGGCGGCGGGCGAGCTGGCGGTGCTGCTGGCTTCGAACGCGTCGCTGGATCTTCGGCGCGAGGCGGCCCGCCTGCTGGCGACACTGCCTGCGCAGCCGCCGACCGCCGCGGTGTTGAATCAGGCAGCCGCCGATCCCGATCCCGCCGTCGCCGCCTGGGCGTCGATCGGCGCGGCCCGACTGGGCGATGAGCGGGCGCGTGCCCGGGTCCAGGCGTCACTCGCCCAAACCACGCCCGATCAGGGGCAACGGGTGCGCGGCGCGCTGGCCCTGTTGTCGGTGGGCGATCGCAGCGGCTTGTCGTTGCTGGGCCAGACGTTGTCGCCGTGCTCGGACGTCGCCCTGTGCCGCGACATCGTCGAAGCGCTTGGTCGTTCGGGCGACGCGCGGGCGGTGCCGTTTCTCATCCGCGCCCTGCCCGAGGTGCAGAACCGCCGCGAGACGGTGGTGGCGCTTGGTCAGCTTGGACCAGTCGGCGGTCACGCGGCGCGCGACGCCTTGATCGATCGACTGGAGAGCGACGAATACGTGCCGGTGCGAATCGAAGCGGCGCGCGCCCTGGTCAAGCTGGGCGACGCCAAGGTGGCGCCCGCTCTGGCACGGGCCGCTGCTCGCGAGAGCGAGCCCACCGTCGCGGCGGCCGCGCGTCAGGCGGCGCACACGCTGGCCGAATCAGCGAGGCGCCGACGCTAA
- a CDS encoding FHA domain-containing protein — protein sequence MPRDGKSRNPRNFQCDDVLWNTFQRMAEEQDSEVDDLINDALLAYAQLAGYQTGVSEEDTPPPTPPSPRPSPLRAPAPASPFGVRGIPAPSPPLGAQVIASPPPPPRTALSEGSSSGSTAPLYLVFDNQKYRIDKDQFIIGRGSKSSDLPIKDGNISRKHAAVIRRNGTYFIKDLGSTNGIDFKGMRIDNKRIDEGDVFYLCDYELRFTYKR from the coding sequence ATGCCTCGTGACGGCAAGAGCAGGAACCCGCGCAACTTTCAGTGCGACGACGTCCTGTGGAACACCTTCCAGCGCATGGCCGAAGAGCAGGACTCCGAGGTCGACGATCTGATCAACGACGCCTTGCTGGCCTACGCTCAGCTGGCCGGGTACCAGACCGGCGTTTCGGAGGAGGACACCCCGCCGCCCACGCCGCCGTCGCCGCGTCCGTCGCCGCTGCGCGCTCCCGCGCCCGCGTCGCCTTTCGGAGTGCGCGGCATTCCGGCGCCGTCACCGCCGCTGGGCGCGCAGGTCATAGCGTCGCCGCCGCCACCGCCGCGCACGGCGCTGAGCGAGGGCAGCTCCAGCGGATCGACGGCGCCGCTGTACCTGGTGTTCGACAACCAGAAATATCGCATCGACAAGGACCAGTTCATCATTGGTCGCGGGTCAAAATCGTCGGATCTGCCGATCAAGGACGGCAACATCTCGCGCAAGCACGCCGCCGTCATTCGGCGCAACGGCACCTACTTCATCAAGGACCTGGGGTCGACCAACGGCATCGACTTCAAGGGCATGCGCATCGACAACAAACGGATCGACGAGGGGGATGTCTTCTACCTCTGCGATTACGAGCTCCGTTTTACCTACAAACGGTAG
- a CDS encoding ATP-dependent DNA helicase RecG, whose protein sequence is MSSTSAITSSVLPTNGSRAAGQGGGDSLSTLPGAGPKTRARLAAAGIVTVGDLLRHLPRGYDDLRVQSKIATLGAALADRLVVVRGVVRKVHIFPRRFLDVTIDDDGATLRARWFRPPGGMAKSFAKDSVVTLAGPLRWNDEDKAELIHPTNLTSLVAGGGVPGIRARYPAVDGIGGRVLEKMIAAAVAGLDVDDDDDVLPACLRQSCGLPPLAVALRALHLPEAGLSPAELEDLAAGRSPAHRRLALEELLILQVGFCLDRASARALPARGCAVDAAALLADAQTRLPFSLTAGQQAAVAAIVADLDAPRPMQRLLIGDVGSGKTVVALLAAIAAARAGGQTLVMAPTEVLAEQHRRTLTKLGQPFGLRVALLTAATTRVERQRLRESLGKGAIDLLVGTQALLDAAADCADLRLVVVDEQHRFGVAQRARLRAGEGSAPHLLVMSATPIPRSLALTLYGDLDATVLSDHPPGRQPIATVLCATDEQRDGAYRALADAVAAGRQAFVVCPTREHSARSGSVTAVAHHRTLIRRLAPARVGLLHGALKSAEKDAVLRAFAAGALDVLVATTVVELGIDVGNATVMLIEEADRFGLAQLHQLRGRVGRGAHAGRCLLLLNQGGDGEPAATASAIERLRCLTETSDGFCIAEADLALRGPGDLFGRRQAGAPALMFGDLPGTLALLDLARAEAERLVDGDPDLGRPEHAALGAAVRARWAKAAVYGEETG, encoded by the coding sequence ATGTCTTCTACCTCTGCGATTACGAGCTCCGTTTTACCTACAAACGGTAGTCGGGCGGCGGGGCAGGGCGGCGGCGATTCGCTGTCGACGCTGCCGGGCGCTGGGCCCAAGACGCGGGCGCGCCTGGCGGCCGCCGGCATCGTCACCGTCGGCGATCTGCTGCGCCACCTGCCGCGCGGGTACGACGATCTGCGCGTGCAAAGCAAGATCGCCACGCTGGGCGCCGCGCTGGCGGATCGGCTGGTGGTGGTACGCGGGGTGGTGCGCAAGGTGCACATTTTTCCGCGCCGTTTTCTGGACGTCACGATCGATGACGACGGCGCGACGCTGCGGGCACGCTGGTTTCGCCCGCCGGGCGGCATGGCCAAATCATTCGCCAAGGACAGCGTGGTGACGCTGGCCGGTCCGTTGCGCTGGAACGACGAAGACAAGGCCGAGCTGATTCACCCCACCAACCTGACGTCGCTGGTGGCGGGGGGCGGTGTTCCCGGGATCCGCGCGCGTTACCCGGCCGTCGACGGCATCGGGGGCCGGGTACTGGAAAAAATGATCGCCGCGGCGGTGGCCGGACTGGACGTCGATGACGATGACGATGTGTTGCCGGCCTGCCTTCGCCAAAGCTGCGGCTTACCGCCGCTGGCGGTGGCGTTGCGCGCGCTGCATTTGCCGGAGGCGGGATTATCGCCGGCTGAGCTGGAGGATCTCGCGGCCGGCCGATCGCCTGCCCATCGGCGACTGGCGCTGGAGGAATTGCTGATCCTGCAAGTGGGCTTTTGCCTCGACCGCGCCAGTGCGCGGGCGTTGCCGGCCCGCGGCTGCGCCGTCGACGCCGCGGCCCTGCTGGCCGATGCCCAGACCCGCCTGCCTTTCTCGCTGACCGCTGGGCAACAGGCGGCGGTAGCGGCGATCGTCGCCGACCTGGATGCGCCGCGGCCGATGCAGCGTCTGCTGATCGGCGACGTGGGCAGCGGCAAGACGGTGGTGGCGCTGCTGGCGGCCATCGCGGCGGCGCGCGCCGGTGGTCAGACGTTGGTCATGGCACCGACGGAGGTCCTGGCGGAACAGCACCGCCGCACGCTGACGAAGCTGGGACAGCCGTTCGGGTTGCGCGTGGCCCTGCTGACCGCCGCCACCACGCGCGTCGAGCGCCAGCGATTGCGGGAAAGCCTGGGGAAGGGCGCCATCGATCTGCTGGTGGGCACGCAGGCGTTGCTGGATGCCGCCGCCGACTGCGCGGATCTGCGGCTGGTGGTGGTCGACGAACAGCACCGTTTTGGGGTCGCCCAGCGCGCGCGCTTGCGGGCTGGTGAGGGCTCGGCGCCGCATCTGCTGGTGATGTCAGCGACGCCGATTCCGCGATCGCTGGCGCTGACCCTTTACGGCGATCTCGACGCCACCGTGCTTTCTGATCACCCGCCCGGGCGACAGCCCATCGCCACCGTCTTGTGCGCCACCGACGAGCAGCGGGACGGCGCCTATCGCGCCCTGGCCGATGCGGTGGCGGCCGGTCGCCAGGCGTTCGTGGTCTGCCCGACGCGAGAGCATTCGGCGCGCTCTGGCAGTGTCACCGCGGTGGCGCACCACCGAACGTTGATCCGTCGGCTGGCGCCGGCGCGGGTGGGCCTGCTACACGGCGCCCTGAAAAGCGCGGAGAAAGACGCCGTGTTGCGCGCCTTCGCCGCGGGCGCCCTGGACGTCCTGGTCGCCACCACGGTGGTCGAGCTAGGCATCGACGTCGGCAACGCCACCGTCATGCTGATCGAAGAAGCGGATCGTTTCGGCCTGGCCCAATTGCATCAACTGCGCGGGCGGGTGGGGCGGGGCGCGCACGCCGGTCGCTGTCTGTTGTTGCTCAATCAAGGCGGCGACGGCGAACCAGCCGCGACGGCGTCGGCGATCGAGCGTTTGCGGTGCTTGACCGAGACCAGCGACGGCTTCTGCATCGCCGAAGCTGACCTGGCCCTGCGTGGTCCTGGCGATCTGTTCGGACGGCGGCAAGCCGGCGCGCCGGCGCTGATGTTTGGCGATCTCCCAGGCACGCTGGCGTTGCTGGACCTCGCGCGCGCCGAGGCCGAACGCCTGGTCGATGGCGATCCCGACCTCGGCCGTCCCGAACACGCCGCCCTCGGCGCCGCCGTCCGCGCCCGCTGGGCGAAGGCCGCGGTCTATGGCGAGGAGACCGGCTAG